Within the Pseudomonas putida genome, the region TCGAGGAGTTCAAGGCCGGCCAGCACGTGTTCAACCAGCCCGCCGGCCACCTGGAGCCTGACGAAACCCTGCCCCAGGCCGCACTGCGCGAAACGCTGGAAGAAACCGCGTGGGAAGTCGAGCTCACCGGCGTGGTCGGCATCTATCTGTACACCGCACCCAGCAACGGCGTGACCTACCAGCGCATCTGCTTCGCCGCACGCCCCGTACGCCACCACGCCGACCGCG harbors:
- a CDS encoding NUDIX hydrolase, which codes for MSWQPHITVATVVEHAGKFLFVEEFKAGQHVFNQPAGHLEPDETLPQAALRETLEETAWEVELTGVVGIYLYTAPSNGVTYQRICFAARPVRHHADRALDSDIVRAVWLTREELLAAPDRWRSELVPRCLDDYLAGPLHSLDLLRD